A stretch of Peteryoungia algae DNA encodes these proteins:
- a CDS encoding N-acetyl sugar amidotransferase, with amino-acid sequence MIVCTRCIYDETVPNVSFDPHDGVCNYCRQIEGLEAEYPTGAEGKARLEKMVDDIKAAGRGKKYDAIIGVSGGCDSSYLVHQMKEVYGLRLLAAHFDNTWNSTVATENIQNVLEKLNVDLFTVVVDNKEYDDIYRSFLQAGVKDIDIPTDIALATTLYRAAEKFGIKYMIEGHSFRTEGVAPLGWVYMDGKYIQSVHNQFGKLPMKTFPNLWLKDQLRWMLFGGIKKVRPIYYLDYDKEAAKQLLAEKYGWQWYGGHHLENRFTAFVHSYFFPQRWGIDFRIAGFSAYCRNGWMTREEAMDLMRQPPHIEAGLVDFVRKRLGYSDGEFEQIMNLPKKNYTDFDTYKKTFETMRPFFWAMYKMDLVPKSFYMKYTAKS; translated from the coding sequence ATGATCGTCTGTACGCGTTGCATCTATGACGAAACGGTTCCGAACGTGTCGTTCGACCCGCACGACGGCGTCTGCAATTATTGTCGGCAAATCGAAGGTCTGGAGGCGGAGTATCCGACCGGCGCGGAAGGCAAGGCTCGCCTAGAAAAGATGGTGGATGACATCAAGGCTGCCGGCCGAGGCAAGAAGTATGATGCGATCATCGGCGTCAGCGGCGGCTGCGACTCATCGTACCTCGTTCACCAGATGAAGGAAGTGTATGGTCTTAGACTGCTTGCCGCCCACTTCGATAACACGTGGAATTCGACAGTTGCGACCGAAAACATTCAAAATGTCCTAGAGAAACTGAATGTCGACTTGTTCACAGTTGTCGTGGACAACAAGGAATATGACGACATCTATCGCTCCTTCCTTCAGGCTGGCGTGAAGGATATCGACATACCCACTGATATCGCATTGGCGACCACGCTTTATCGAGCCGCCGAGAAGTTCGGCATCAAATATATGATCGAGGGACATTCCTTCCGGACCGAAGGAGTGGCGCCTTTGGGCTGGGTCTATATGGACGGCAAATACATACAGTCTGTCCATAATCAGTTTGGAAAGCTTCCGATGAAGACGTTCCCAAATTTGTGGCTCAAGGACCAACTGCGGTGGATGCTGTTCGGTGGCATCAAGAAAGTACGTCCGATATATTATCTCGACTACGACAAAGAGGCGGCAAAGCAACTACTCGCCGAAAAATACGGTTGGCAGTGGTATGGCGGGCACCATCTCGAGAACCGCTTCACCGCGTTCGTCCATAGTTATTTTTTTCCGCAAAGATGGGGTATCGATTTTCGCATCGCAGGTTTTTCCGCCTATTGCAGAAATGGCTGGATGACTCGGGAAGAGGCGATGGATCTGATGCGACAGCCGCCGCACATCGAAGCCGGACTGGTTGATTTCGTGCGCAAGCGACTTGGATATTCTGACGGGGAATTCGAGCAAATCATGAACTTGCCGAAGAAGAACTACACAGATTTCGATACCTACAAGAAAACGTTCGAAACGATGAGGCCATTCTTCTGGGCTATGTACAAGATGGATCTCGTGCCTAAGAGTTTTTACATGAAGTACACAGCGAAATCCTAA
- the hisH gene encoding imidazole glycerol phosphate synthase subunit HisH has product MADLVTIVDYGVGNIGSILNMIDKVGGRAKATGQLDELLAADKILLPGVGSFDNAMARLSSLGLVDVLKQRASEGATVFGICLGMQLLAESSEEGQLKGLGLIPGRVRRFSFDGENRNLRIPHMGWNRVAAAREHALCRRLDEARFYFVHSYYFDCADPADVLLRTSYGNSFASGVNRENIVGVQFHPEKSHRFGMQLLSNFLEL; this is encoded by the coding sequence ATGGCTGATCTGGTCACAATCGTCGATTATGGTGTCGGCAATATAGGTTCGATCTTAAACATGATCGACAAGGTTGGAGGGCGGGCGAAGGCGACCGGTCAACTGGACGAGTTGCTGGCTGCGGACAAGATCCTGTTGCCGGGCGTCGGCAGTTTCGACAATGCGATGGCGCGGCTTTCTTCGCTGGGATTGGTGGACGTACTTAAGCAGCGAGCCTCGGAAGGGGCGACGGTTTTCGGGATCTGCCTCGGGATGCAGCTTCTTGCGGAGTCCAGCGAGGAAGGGCAATTGAAGGGCCTCGGCCTCATCCCCGGTCGGGTCCGCCGCTTTAGCTTCGACGGTGAAAATCGGAATCTACGCATCCCACATATGGGCTGGAATCGCGTGGCGGCGGCGCGCGAACACGCCTTGTGTCGGCGCTTGGACGAGGCGCGGTTCTATTTCGTGCATTCCTACTATTTTGATTGTGCCGATCCGGCCGACGTTCTTCTCCGCACCAGTTATGGCAATAGTTTTGCATCCGGTGTTAACCGGGAAAACATTGTGGGTGTCCAGTTCCACCCGGAAAAAAGCCACCGTTTCGGAATGCAGCTTCTGTCAAACTTTCTTGAGCTCTGA
- a CDS encoding ATP-grasp domain-containing protein, with protein sequence MINVLVTGVGGGGNGEQLVKSLRLSSLPLRVIGTDLSADTARQSGADACYALPRAAAPDYVEKLLAICKSEGIEVLLPGSEPELRVIATHAYEIRKHVKLLAVNDEKLIKICSDKFATNQFLADNGFVSPRSWLVASLDDLSQIQGFPLIAKPLVGGGSQNVYLIQNDDELRMISGFLLRYFDSILLQEYVGRVDEEYTVGVLFDGEGRLINSIALNRFILTSLSNRLRVPNHTGRTDLGDVLAISSGVSQGRVGAFEAVREQCEKVGLALGARYAINVQCRVANGEVMIFEINPRFSGTSSIRAMLGFNEPEFLIRRHILAEEIEERPAYRFGTVLRGLKEILVEGV encoded by the coding sequence ATGATCAATGTCTTGGTGACGGGCGTCGGGGGCGGCGGTAACGGCGAGCAGCTCGTGAAGTCGTTGCGCCTTTCATCCCTGCCTCTACGCGTAATCGGAACGGATCTCTCCGCAGACACGGCGAGGCAGAGTGGTGCCGATGCATGTTACGCCTTGCCACGTGCCGCGGCGCCCGACTATGTCGAGAAGCTGCTGGCCATCTGCAAGAGCGAGGGTATCGAGGTTCTGCTGCCTGGATCGGAGCCGGAGTTGAGGGTCATCGCGACCCATGCGTACGAGATCCGCAAGCACGTCAAGCTTCTGGCCGTCAATGACGAGAAGCTGATAAAGATTTGTTCGGACAAGTTTGCGACAAATCAGTTCCTTGCCGACAATGGTTTCGTGAGCCCGCGCAGCTGGCTGGTCGCGAGCCTGGACGATCTTTCCCAGATTCAGGGCTTCCCCCTGATCGCGAAGCCGCTTGTCGGCGGTGGCTCGCAAAACGTCTACCTCATCCAGAACGATGACGAACTGCGCATGATATCCGGTTTCCTGCTGCGATATTTCGATTCGATCCTGCTTCAGGAATACGTGGGACGCGTGGATGAGGAATATACGGTTGGTGTCCTTTTCGACGGCGAAGGACGTCTCATCAACTCGATTGCCTTGAACAGGTTCATCCTAACCAGCCTCAGCAATCGGTTGCGTGTCCCGAATCATACAGGACGCACGGATCTGGGTGATGTTCTGGCCATTAGCAGCGGCGTCTCGCAAGGTAGGGTCGGGGCTTTCGAGGCTGTCAGGGAGCAGTGCGAAAAGGTCGGGCTCGCACTGGGCGCCCGTTACGCGATCAATGTTCAATGCCGCGTGGCAAATGGAGAGGTGATGATCTTCGAGATCAATCCGCGTTTCTCCGGAACATCTTCCATTCGTGCCATGCTTGGATTCAACGAACCAGAGTTCCTCATCCGCAGGCACATTCTCGCAGAGGAAATTGAAGAGCGCCCAGCGTACAGGTTCGGTACGGTGTTGCGTGGGCTCAAGGAAATATTGGTCGAAGGCGTGTGA
- a CDS encoding NAD-dependent epimerase/dehydratase family protein, producing MTREVRIIITGAGGLVGQHVMHALSAIPQGRPVGVVRTTRSSSTGVSDYVVADLENAAQVQGLATYAPDVIVHTAARLPRSFDDKEAASSNAAIDSHVIRLAEETGASLIYLSSTSVYANSPLPWMETAEIGALSDYAAAKRYTELLLRALPSPTATIRIGSPYSAVGVDKPSVLYSFVKQAVAGQNLMVAGAGLRSQDFIHANDVAVAIRKAIDYLLQPRSTVTAELFNIGSGAPVTMASLAETVVEVCGSGRVVFTGISGGNDEYRADMNIDHAKAILDWRPAVPLETGIAQLARRLRGGNEDWLSI from the coding sequence ATGACGCGGGAGGTGCGGATAATCATCACCGGTGCCGGAGGCTTGGTTGGACAACATGTCATGCATGCTTTGTCCGCCATACCGCAGGGGCGACCGGTTGGCGTTGTCCGCACCACGAGGTCGAGCTCAACCGGCGTGAGCGATTATGTGGTTGCCGACCTCGAGAATGCGGCGCAGGTCCAAGGGCTGGCGACGTACGCACCGGATGTAATCGTTCATACTGCGGCCAGGCTTCCGAGGTCCTTCGATGACAAGGAAGCAGCGTCGTCGAACGCCGCGATAGACTCCCATGTGATCAGGTTGGCCGAGGAGACCGGCGCGAGCCTTATCTATCTATCGAGCACCAGTGTCTATGCGAATTCACCTTTGCCATGGATGGAAACCGCCGAAATCGGGGCGCTTTCGGACTATGCGGCAGCGAAGCGTTATACCGAACTGCTATTACGCGCTCTGCCATCGCCGACTGCGACAATAAGAATTGGTTCTCCTTACAGTGCCGTGGGCGTGGACAAACCCAGCGTGCTCTACAGCTTCGTGAAGCAGGCGGTTGCCGGGCAGAACTTGATGGTCGCGGGAGCCGGCCTTCGCAGTCAGGATTTCATCCACGCGAACGATGTTGCCGTCGCTATTCGGAAGGCGATCGATTACCTGCTTCAACCGCGTTCAACCGTTACAGCAGAACTTTTCAATATCGGTTCCGGCGCACCGGTAACTATGGCATCCCTTGCGGAAACCGTCGTCGAGGTTTGTGGATCCGGCCGCGTGGTTTTCACAGGCATCAGCGGTGGTAATGACGAATACCGCGCCGACATGAATATAGATCATGCCAAGGCCATCCTTGACTGGAGGCCCGCCGTGCCTCTTGAAACCGGTATTGCTCAGTTAGCGCGTCGTTTGAGAGGCGGCAATGAAGATTGGCTTTCTATCTGA
- a CDS encoding DegT/DnrJ/EryC1/StrS family aminotransferase, with amino-acid sequence MSQIRLMKPYVSFNEVEAEFRDVFDTGIFTRGRYVEELRADIVRYTGSKHAFLATSATTALWVCLKLLEIGPGDEVVVSDFSFPATANVVEDLGARPLFADVSSQTYNMRPDALRSLLTEKTKAVIFVDALGNPAGLHEIKDICREHGIPLIEDAACSIGSSEFGRPCGSVADLTCFSFHPRKLISSGEGGAITTDRDDWAEWLSVKLAHGARPTENGLDFVDYGYNFRLTELQAIMASKQLAKIDEIVDSRNAIREVYRAQLEPIGFVAQHAGNSVRHNVQSLVFSVPPTCNRDALVAGLRSEGVESTIGTYAMSATTYYANKYGTRNDIAASLMTSTITLPCYDNVDVERVAAAIRHITKHSG; translated from the coding sequence ATGAGCCAGATACGTCTCATGAAACCGTATGTCAGCTTCAATGAGGTCGAGGCTGAATTCCGTGACGTGTTCGATACCGGGATCTTCACCAGGGGCCGCTACGTCGAGGAATTGCGGGCGGACATAGTCCGCTACACCGGCAGCAAGCATGCTTTCCTTGCAACATCCGCAACTACAGCCTTGTGGGTGTGCCTGAAACTTTTGGAGATTGGCCCCGGTGATGAGGTAGTTGTTTCAGACTTCTCTTTCCCGGCGACAGCAAACGTTGTTGAAGATTTGGGAGCTCGCCCGCTGTTTGCCGACGTCTCCTCGCAAACCTATAATATGCGGCCGGATGCTCTGCGCTCGCTGCTGACCGAGAAAACAAAAGCCGTTATCTTCGTTGATGCGCTCGGCAATCCGGCAGGTCTCCATGAAATAAAGGATATCTGCCGCGAGCATGGCATCCCGCTGATCGAAGATGCTGCCTGCTCGATCGGTAGCAGTGAATTCGGTCGCCCTTGCGGATCCGTTGCGGATTTGACCTGCTTCAGCTTCCACCCCCGGAAGCTGATCAGCAGTGGCGAAGGTGGCGCCATCACCACAGACCGGGATGATTGGGCTGAATGGCTTTCCGTAAAGCTGGCCCATGGAGCACGGCCGACGGAGAATGGTCTCGATTTCGTGGATTATGGCTACAATTTCCGTTTGACAGAGCTACAGGCGATCATGGCCAGCAAGCAGCTCGCCAAAATCGATGAAATTGTGGATTCTCGCAACGCCATACGCGAGGTCTATCGCGCCCAGTTAGAGCCTATCGGTTTCGTGGCGCAGCACGCCGGAAATTCAGTGCGTCACAACGTCCAGTCGCTGGTATTTTCTGTTCCTCCCACCTGTAACCGCGATGCATTGGTCGCGGGGCTGCGTAGCGAAGGTGTTGAATCTACGATCGGCACATACGCGATGAGTGCCACCACCTACTACGCGAACAAGTATGGCACCAGAAACGACATCGCCGCCTCGTTGATGACGTCGACGATTACCTTGCCGTGCTATGATAATGTCGATGTCGAGCGAGTGGCGGCGGCAATCAGGCACATCACGAAGCACTCGGGATGA
- a CDS encoding metallophosphoesterase family protein, with protein MKIGFLSDAHGNPAGLELCFRMLEQQRVDKVYFLGDAVGYFSQWRDVLEFLRKNDVECVRGNHDQLVLENTLDDLGENAYQLRAEYRHDIESYLDWMATWPVRREIVCDSTRILMVHGSPFDPVNGYVYPWSDLSVFGSVDADVVVMGHTHRPFLASVGKNTLLNVGSCGLPRDVGNLASFAMFDGEYGECKVFRCRMDTAKVLERVVPPHPDVLSCLQRRAESYMGTLVSEQGE; from the coding sequence ATGAAGATTGGCTTTCTATCTGACGCCCACGGAAACCCCGCGGGCCTCGAACTGTGTTTTCGAATGCTCGAGCAGCAGCGTGTTGACAAGGTTTACTTCCTCGGCGACGCCGTGGGATATTTTTCTCAATGGCGCGATGTACTCGAGTTTCTCAGGAAAAATGACGTCGAGTGCGTGAGGGGCAACCACGATCAACTTGTCTTGGAAAACACGCTGGATGATCTTGGCGAAAATGCCTATCAGCTTCGAGCGGAGTATCGTCACGACATTGAATCCTATTTGGACTGGATGGCGACATGGCCGGTGAGACGAGAGATTGTTTGCGATTCCACACGCATCCTGATGGTGCATGGCAGTCCGTTCGATCCGGTCAACGGCTATGTCTATCCGTGGTCCGACCTTTCTGTATTCGGTAGCGTTGATGCTGATGTCGTCGTAATGGGACATACTCATCGGCCGTTCCTGGCAAGTGTCGGAAAAAACACCTTGCTGAACGTCGGTTCCTGTGGGCTGCCGCGAGACGTTGGAAATCTGGCGAGTTTCGCGATGTTTGACGGTGAATATGGGGAGTGCAAGGTGTTCCGCTGCCGCATGGATACTGCGAAAGTGTTGGAACGAGTGGTGCCGCCGCATCCGGACGTGTTGAGTTGTCTACAGAGAAGAGCGGAAAGCTATATGGGAACGTTGGTTTCGGAGCAGGGTGAATGA
- a CDS encoding AglZ/HisF2 family acetamidino modification protein, whose product MLETRLMPCLLMSNGALVKTVRFKDMTYVGDPTNAVRIFNQKEVDELILLDIHATTQDKGIDFATLEGLVTECFMPICYGGGVSTIEQMRRLFNLGIEKISLGAAAFEQPELVRQAAAEFGSQAVVVTLDVKRSLLGKYSVHIRNGQKDMKIRPVDAARHFMSEGAGEILAYSIDRDGTWAGFDLKLLTDISSVVNVPVVATGGAGSPADIRAAVKDAGVSAVAIGSMAVFQGKDLGVLIKFPSRKDQEGIFA is encoded by the coding sequence ATGCTTGAAACCCGCCTGATGCCTTGCCTGCTTATGAGCAACGGCGCTCTGGTCAAAACGGTCCGCTTCAAGGACATGACCTATGTCGGCGATCCGACGAATGCCGTGCGAATATTCAATCAGAAAGAGGTGGATGAACTCATCCTGCTCGATATACACGCGACCACTCAGGACAAGGGGATAGATTTCGCGACGCTTGAAGGGCTCGTGACCGAGTGCTTCATGCCGATCTGTTACGGCGGCGGGGTTAGCACCATCGAGCAAATGCGGCGGTTGTTCAATCTCGGAATTGAGAAAATATCCCTTGGCGCGGCTGCCTTCGAACAGCCGGAACTGGTGCGACAGGCCGCAGCCGAATTCGGCTCGCAAGCGGTTGTCGTAACGTTGGATGTGAAGCGTAGTTTGCTCGGCAAATATTCGGTACACATCCGCAACGGACAGAAGGACATGAAAATTCGTCCGGTGGATGCCGCTCGTCATTTCATGTCGGAAGGTGCGGGTGAAATCCTCGCCTACTCGATTGATAGAGACGGGACTTGGGCCGGCTTTGATCTCAAGTTGTTGACGGACATCAGCAGTGTAGTGAATGTTCCCGTGGTTGCCACCGGAGGCGCAGGTTCTCCGGCAGATATAAGGGCTGCGGTAAAGGACGCTGGGGTTTCTGCCGTAGCGATTGGCAGCATGGCAGTGTTTCAGGGAAAAGATTTGGGCGTACTGATCAAGTTTCCATCCCGGAAGGATCAGGAAGGCATCTTTGCGTGA
- a CDS encoding dTDP-glucose 4,6-dehydratase, whose translation MRSITGKNVLVTGGAGFIGSHLVDQIIAEGAESVIVIDNLFLGSEHNLTAADKSGRLTFYRDDAELMTSLEYIFSKHDIGIVFNCATKALNYSFVNPANAFGTNVTVALNLLDLQRRGAFQSLCHFSTSEVYGTAVYEPMDELHPRNPTTTYAAGKAAADLAVESYVRMFGLDAIIVRPFNNYGPRQNFKGMMAGVIPITAWRILNGISPEIHGEGTQSRDFIYVHDTVNAVLKLFRMLPSGDSVNISTDNQITISELVERICKMMEYQGEVVRRPARQADVLCHNASNVKVSSLIDYSLTEFDEGLRETIAWYVANIGRA comes from the coding sequence ATGCGAAGCATCACGGGTAAGAACGTTCTGGTAACCGGAGGCGCCGGGTTCATAGGTAGCCATCTAGTTGACCAAATCATTGCCGAAGGCGCCGAAAGTGTCATCGTGATAGACAACTTGTTCTTGGGCTCGGAGCATAATCTGACCGCTGCGGATAAAAGTGGTCGCCTGACCTTTTATCGGGATGATGCCGAACTGATGACCAGTTTGGAATATATATTTTCCAAACACGATATTGGCATCGTCTTCAACTGCGCGACCAAAGCACTCAACTACTCGTTTGTGAATCCCGCGAATGCCTTTGGCACGAACGTAACTGTGGCGCTCAACCTGTTGGATTTGCAGCGCCGCGGCGCATTTCAGTCACTGTGCCATTTTTCGACCTCCGAGGTTTACGGGACAGCAGTGTACGAGCCGATGGACGAGTTGCATCCCCGCAATCCGACGACTACTTATGCAGCAGGCAAGGCTGCCGCTGATCTGGCGGTTGAAAGTTATGTTCGCATGTTCGGACTGGATGCTATCATCGTCCGGCCTTTCAACAACTACGGGCCACGCCAGAATTTCAAGGGGATGATGGCGGGTGTAATTCCCATCACGGCATGGCGGATCTTGAATGGTATATCGCCTGAAATCCATGGCGAAGGAACGCAGAGTCGTGACTTCATATATGTGCATGATACGGTGAACGCTGTTCTGAAGCTTTTCCGCATGCTCCCGTCGGGCGACTCCGTCAACATCTCTACCGACAATCAGATCACGATTTCAGAGCTAGTCGAGCGCATTTGCAAGATGATGGAATATCAAGGCGAAGTTGTGCGTAGACCGGCGCGACAGGCGGACGTGTTGTGCCACAATGCCAGCAATGTGAAGGTAAGTTCGTTGATCGACTATTCGCTTACGGAATTCGATGAAGGGCTTCGGGAAACCATCGCCTGGTATGTAGCGAATATCGGGAGAGCATGA
- a CDS encoding class I SAM-dependent methyltransferase, with product MSKGKSAELKWGIDALPFMWGAQDTPHNQHGVPDELPFVLSYDPSTGRVIQEKNAQVAECLERVYEKGSILGSNVDDEGFGRRYADDFLRFISHWLERAADGTRESVLEIGCGNGYLLERLRPSFATVIGIEPGPQGQEGAARFGLEIIRDFFPSPLIEGRRFSAIILTSVLEHVEDPVGLASSLKDYLTPGGRIFVSVPDEGPYIASHDVSTLFHEHWSYFDHQTLLSTMALGGLVAERCEGSNYGGSIYAELRPSEDRIEIDRAGIEAAISKAQDYITKSRESCYRLSEECANRRSGGRSLGVYVPSRFVNAMRICQMPSDGIRFFDDDLSLAGTFYPGIPVAVECRQSLIDRPVDTVLIMSRTFGPALKEKLRESLPATTEIVLVSDLID from the coding sequence ATGAGCAAAGGAAAATCCGCTGAGTTGAAATGGGGTATTGATGCGCTGCCATTCATGTGGGGCGCGCAAGACACGCCACACAACCAGCACGGCGTACCCGATGAATTACCGTTTGTGCTTTCATACGATCCCAGTACCGGGCGGGTCATTCAGGAGAAGAACGCGCAGGTCGCGGAATGCCTGGAGCGTGTCTATGAAAAGGGCTCCATTCTCGGCAGCAATGTTGATGACGAGGGTTTCGGTCGCCGATACGCCGACGATTTTTTACGGTTCATCTCGCATTGGCTCGAACGGGCCGCAGATGGCACACGCGAGAGCGTTCTGGAAATCGGATGCGGGAATGGTTATCTGCTGGAGCGGTTGAGGCCTTCTTTTGCGACGGTCATCGGAATTGAGCCTGGGCCTCAAGGCCAGGAGGGTGCCGCTAGATTTGGCTTGGAGATCATTCGCGACTTCTTTCCCTCGCCTCTCATTGAGGGTCGCCGCTTTTCGGCAATTATCCTGACATCGGTGTTGGAGCATGTTGAGGATCCGGTCGGATTGGCATCATCCCTGAAGGATTATTTGACGCCAGGTGGACGAATTTTCGTCTCGGTGCCCGATGAAGGGCCCTATATCGCCAGCCACGATGTTTCCACGTTATTTCACGAACACTGGAGTTACTTCGATCATCAGACACTGCTTAGTACAATGGCGCTCGGCGGGCTGGTAGCGGAGCGCTGCGAGGGATCGAATTATGGCGGATCGATCTATGCCGAGCTCCGGCCAAGCGAGGATCGGATTGAGATCGACCGCGCCGGTATTGAGGCCGCTATCAGCAAGGCGCAGGATTACATTACCAAGTCTCGTGAAAGCTGCTATCGGCTGTCTGAAGAATGCGCGAACAGACGCTCGGGTGGAAGATCGCTAGGCGTCTATGTTCCTTCCAGGTTCGTGAATGCGATGAGGATTTGCCAGATGCCGTCCGATGGCATTCGGTTCTTCGATGATGACTTGAGTCTCGCTGGGACATTTTATCCGGGAATACCGGTTGCCGTCGAATGTAGGCAGTCACTGATCGACCGTCCTGTGGATACGGTACTAATCATGTCTCGTACCTTTGGGCCAGCCCTGAAGGAAAAACTCCGGGAGAGCCTTCCCGCAACCACCGAGATCGTACTTGTCTCGGATTTGATTGACTGA